Proteins co-encoded in one Chloroflexota bacterium genomic window:
- a CDS encoding sialidase family protein, giving the protein MAAKTMPVDHEARCRGRYELPGLTIQVENTITLIPEQDRFCPVGFLFNLRDGRLIAGNVPSEDGAMTWRASPDAGQTWEPAPAWPSWHVYQFSDGELIGLEGSEEPWLGKTDRSGVYLGRGFRSTDGGQTFAAEAVEISGVPQLAEGESERWGFHVDSYVDHNIVVLSDGSLLAGAHGRFTGHRKYSTYVVRSTDRGRSWHYRATVASDLTPGDHVRIEGFDEPGLLTLPNGEVLCFMRSGGRYDARYSPLYLSRSVDDGRTWSVADPIADRGVWPNACRLDNGVLAVIYGRPGDWLAFSLDDGHSWIGHFCLHLGPQPWDCGSYDWVEAVASDTLLAAYGRTDPNNPRMSEVSGTFITVTRT; this is encoded by the coding sequence ATGGCTGCCAAGACCATGCCCGTCGACCACGAAGCCCGGTGCCGCGGGCGCTACGAGCTGCCCGGCCTGACGATCCAGGTCGAGAACACCATCACGCTGATTCCCGAGCAAGACCGCTTCTGTCCCGTCGGATTCCTGTTCAATCTTCGCGATGGCCGCCTGATCGCGGGCAACGTCCCCTCGGAGGACGGCGCGATGACCTGGCGCGCGTCACCGGACGCGGGCCAGACCTGGGAGCCGGCGCCGGCGTGGCCGAGTTGGCACGTCTACCAGTTCTCCGACGGCGAGTTGATCGGCCTAGAGGGTTCCGAGGAACCCTGGCTCGGCAAGACGGATCGATCGGGCGTGTACCTGGGCCGCGGCTTCCGTTCGACCGACGGGGGGCAAACGTTTGCCGCGGAGGCGGTGGAGATCTCCGGCGTTCCGCAGCTCGCCGAAGGCGAGAGCGAGCGCTGGGGCTTCCACGTGGACTCGTACGTCGATCACAACATCGTGGTGCTCAGCGACGGCAGCCTGCTGGCCGGCGCGCACGGGCGATTTACGGGTCATCGCAAGTACAGCACCTACGTCGTGCGCTCGACGGACCGGGGACGGAGCTGGCACTACCGGGCCACGGTGGCGTCGGACCTCACGCCCGGCGACCACGTGCGGATCGAAGGCTTCGACGAGCCGGGGCTGCTGACCCTGCCGAACGGCGAAGTGCTGTGCTTCATGCGCAGCGGGGGGCGCTACGACGCCCGCTATTCCCCGCTGTACCTGAGCCGCTCGGTGGACGACGGGCGCACCTGGAGCGTGGCCGATCCCATTGCCGACCGCGGTGTCTGGCCCAATGCCTGCCGCCTGGACAACGGCGTGCTGGCAGTGATCTACGGTCGTCCGGGCGACTGGCTGGCCTTCAGCCTCGATGACGGCCACTCGTGGATCGGGCACTTCTGCCTGCACCTGGGCCCGCAGCCGTGGGACTGTGGCAGCTACGACTGGGTCGAAGCGGTCGCCTCCGACACGCTGCTGGCCGCCTACG
- a CDS encoding ArgE/DapE family deacylase: MTESQIRERVLAEVDALADDLVQMTIDTVRIPSVNPTYPGIDQEAARGGETRVNEFCQPLMEAAGLETDLWEAEEGRANLAGTLRGAGGGRSLLFNGHVDVVPPGPDANWSKTGPWSGEVIDGKIWGRGSCDMKGGNAATLTALRAVLNAGLRPKGDVILEFVVGEEMMNTEAGTGAAIERGYTADAAIVAEASGPPYRLGIIPASPGLLYMALTVKGRAVHASMRDELIRAGGGGAAIGVSSIDKAQLIMDGLRQLEEEWGQTKSHPMFKRPGHFTIYPGFVQGGPNGPFVISEESRVEYAIWHPPQEPVDDVRAEIETHIARVAATDSWLRDNPPKVEWLLWWPPFDVSPDEPICKALEAAYTGVFGTEAPYYGFAAVDDGAFLNRAGIPAITIGPGSLLVAHGPDEHVEIDELIDAAKIYALAIVEWCGVAS; encoded by the coding sequence ATGACCGAGTCCCAGATCCGCGAGCGTGTGTTGGCCGAGGTCGATGCGCTGGCCGACGACCTGGTCCAGATGACCATCGACACCGTCCGCATCCCGTCGGTGAATCCCACCTATCCGGGCATCGACCAGGAGGCGGCGCGAGGCGGCGAGACCCGCGTGAACGAGTTTTGCCAGCCGCTGATGGAGGCCGCGGGCCTGGAGACCGACCTGTGGGAAGCGGAAGAGGGTCGCGCCAACCTGGCGGGCACGCTTCGCGGTGCGGGCGGGGGACGGTCGCTCCTGTTCAACGGCCACGTGGACGTGGTGCCGCCCGGACCGGACGCCAACTGGAGCAAGACCGGGCCGTGGAGCGGCGAGGTCATCGACGGCAAGATCTGGGGGCGCGGCTCCTGCGACATGAAAGGCGGCAACGCCGCCACGCTGACGGCGCTGCGCGCGGTGCTGAATGCGGGCCTGCGACCAAAGGGCGACGTGATCCTCGAGTTCGTCGTTGGCGAGGAGATGATGAACACGGAGGCCGGCACCGGCGCGGCCATTGAGCGCGGCTACACGGCGGATGCGGCGATCGTGGCCGAGGCCTCCGGACCTCCCTACCGCCTGGGCATCATCCCGGCCTCGCCCGGTCTGCTTTACATGGCGCTGACGGTCAAGGGCCGCGCGGTGCACGCCTCGATGCGCGACGAGCTGATTCGCGCGGGTGGCGGCGGCGCGGCCATCGGCGTGTCTTCCATCGACAAGGCGCAGTTGATCATGGACGGCCTGCGCCAGCTCGAGGAGGAGTGGGGGCAAACCAAGTCGCATCCGATGTTCAAGCGACCGGGGCACTTCACGATCTACCCGGGGTTCGTGCAGGGCGGTCCGAACGGGCCGTTCGTGATCTCGGAAGAGAGCCGCGTCGAATACGCCATCTGGCACCCGCCCCAGGAGCCGGTGGACGACGTCAGGGCCGAGATCGAGACTCACATCGCGCGGGTGGCGGCCACGGACTCGTGGCTGCGGGACAACCCGCCCAAAGTCGAGTGGCTGCTCTGGTGGCCGCCGTTCGACGTCTCGCCCGACGAGCCCATCTGCAAGGCGCTCGAGGCCGCCTACACGGGCGTGTTCGGCACGGAAGCGCCCTACTACGGCTTCGCCGCCGTCGACGACGGGGCGTTCCTGAACCGCGCGGGTATTCCGGCCATCACCATCGGCCCGGGGAGCCTGCTGGTGGCGCACGGTCCCGATGAGCACGTGGAGATCGACGAGCTGATCGACGCGGCCAAGATCTACGCGCTGGCGATCGTCGAGTGGTGCGGCGTCGCATCATAG